From Permianibacter aggregans, a single genomic window includes:
- the nadB gene encoding L-aspartate oxidase produces the protein MTAKQFDVLVIGSGAAGLSVALRLAHHGSVAVLSKATLSEGSTFYAQGGIAAVLDQTDTVDAHVQDTLVAGAGLCEEPAVRFTVERSRSAIEWLIEKGVRFSTDASADGSGGYHLTREGGHSHRRIIHSADATGRAVQTSLVDAVRQAPNVTLLEHYIAVDLITTQKLQQPGNRCVGAYVLNLETDQVETISARFVVLATGGASKVYLYTSNPDVASGDGIAMAWRVGCRVANLEFNQFHPTCLYHPQAKNFLVTEALRGEGAYLQRPDGSRFMPDYDERAELAPRDIVARAIDSEMKRLGADCMWLNISHKPAEFITSHFPTVYQRCLEFGFDLTNEPIPVVPAAHYTCGGVVTDLKARTDVEQLYAVGEVAWTGLHGANRMASNSLLECLVFGAAAAEDILANWSSVPPSPAIPAWDDSRVTDADEAVVVSHNWHELRQTMWDYVGIVRTDKRLQRAQRRIAMLQEEIREYYQHFHVTNDLLELRNLALVAELIVRSAMQRKESRGLHYNADYPEPLPDDQRHQTILSPNH, from the coding sequence GTGACGGCAAAACAATTCGATGTACTGGTCATTGGTTCCGGCGCGGCCGGCTTGTCGGTGGCGCTGCGCCTGGCCCATCACGGTTCGGTGGCGGTGTTGTCGAAAGCCACATTGAGTGAAGGCTCCACCTTTTATGCTCAGGGCGGCATTGCCGCGGTACTCGATCAGACTGACACCGTCGATGCTCATGTCCAGGACACGCTGGTCGCAGGCGCCGGCCTCTGCGAAGAACCCGCCGTGCGTTTTACCGTTGAGCGCAGCCGCTCGGCAATTGAATGGCTGATTGAAAAAGGCGTGCGCTTTTCCACCGACGCCAGTGCCGATGGCAGCGGCGGTTATCACCTGACCCGCGAAGGCGGCCACTCGCACCGGCGCATCATCCATTCGGCCGATGCCACCGGCCGCGCCGTGCAAACCTCTCTGGTCGACGCGGTTCGCCAGGCTCCGAACGTCACCTTGCTGGAGCACTATATTGCGGTCGACTTGATCACGACGCAAAAACTGCAGCAGCCCGGCAATCGCTGTGTCGGTGCATATGTGTTGAACCTCGAGACGGATCAGGTCGAAACCATTTCGGCACGCTTTGTCGTGCTCGCCACCGGCGGCGCCAGCAAGGTTTATCTCTACACCTCGAACCCGGACGTTGCCAGCGGCGATGGCATTGCCATGGCCTGGCGGGTCGGTTGCCGGGTCGCCAATCTGGAATTCAATCAGTTTCACCCGACTTGTCTTTATCACCCGCAGGCGAAAAACTTTCTGGTTACCGAAGCGCTGCGCGGTGAAGGCGCTTACCTGCAACGGCCGGATGGCAGCCGCTTCATGCCCGATTACGATGAGCGTGCAGAACTTGCCCCGCGCGATATCGTCGCCCGCGCCATCGACAGTGAAATGAAACGGCTCGGTGCCGATTGCATGTGGTTGAACATCAGCCACAAACCGGCCGAGTTCATTACCAGTCATTTCCCCACCGTTTATCAGCGCTGTCTGGAATTCGGTTTTGATTTGACCAACGAACCGATTCCGGTGGTGCCGGCCGCTCATTACACCTGCGGCGGCGTGGTCACCGATTTAAAAGCACGCACCGATGTCGAGCAGCTTTATGCCGTCGGTGAAGTCGCCTGGACCGGTTTGCACGGCGCCAATCGCATGGCATCCAATTCCTTGTTGGAATGCCTGGTATTCGGTGCTGCCGCTGCCGAAGATATTCTCGCCAACTGGTCTTCAGTGCCGCCATCTCCAGCCATCCCCGCCTGGGACGATAGCCGGGTAACCGATGCCGATGAAGCCGTTGTCGTTTCCCACAACTGGCATGAGCTACGGCAAACGATGTGGGATTACGTTGGCATTGTTCGCACTGATAAACGCCTGCAACGGGCGCAGCGTCGCATCGCGATGTTGCAGGAGGAAATCCGCGAGTATTACCAGCACTTTCATGTCACCAATGACTTGCTGGAGCTGCGTAACCTGGCGCTGGTCGCGGAGCTAATCGTGCGTTCGGCGATGCAGCGAAAAGAAAGTCGCGGTCTGCACTACAACGCCGATTACCCGGAACCGTTACCGGATGATCAGCGCCACCAAACCATTCTGTCGCCGAATCACTGA